A section of the Leptospira semungkisensis genome encodes:
- a CDS encoding LIC11612 family fibronectin-binding protein — translation MLEIRNSSKAKLLFLTFLLFLLGGSFALSSQTSANRKDSPIGIIAYCPAQSVKEKPFDFERTLALWYKRFKAERIQEGGGAILLVSAPYLPKNSVEIERIKTALGAEIVFAGFHPEQAKAEKKQTNPSNSKKVKSSKKQTKKSKSKKSKTKTAPKTDQKESLSSVVLSSEIPNSKGQAQESQKTDSSTSEKAPTNTSTQAPSKVSNPKKADKEKSTSSKSSQKNKKKGSKRKASPLSKKASPIIPSGHIVTKEEAGLNFLFYSPALESLQSKEKTEAPWIADFKAQFKNASEFHTLHFLLAQDPTPNLKEREGILSAQISEWKKDLLEGIPSVVLLSSPQSLRFFNGEYSFGCGATADSLKINILQLFFRNGRLIRISEEVQDLNSKESNKSWILE, via the coding sequence ATGTTAGAAATCAGAAATTCTTCCAAAGCCAAATTACTATTTCTGACATTCCTGTTATTCTTGCTTGGGGGAAGCTTCGCTCTTTCTTCTCAGACCTCTGCGAATAGAAAGGATTCTCCGATCGGGATTATCGCATACTGTCCCGCACAATCCGTAAAAGAAAAACCATTCGATTTTGAGAGGACTCTTGCTCTTTGGTACAAGAGATTCAAGGCAGAAAGGATCCAAGAAGGAGGAGGGGCGATTCTTTTGGTCTCTGCTCCGTACTTACCTAAAAATTCTGTCGAAATAGAAAGGATCAAGACTGCCTTAGGAGCAGAAATCGTATTTGCTGGATTTCATCCGGAACAAGCTAAGGCTGAAAAAAAACAGACGAATCCATCGAATTCTAAGAAAGTAAAATCTTCTAAAAAGCAAACCAAGAAGAGTAAATCTAAAAAATCCAAGACAAAGACTGCTCCTAAAACGGATCAGAAAGAAAGTCTTAGTTCTGTAGTTTTATCTTCTGAGATCCCGAATTCTAAAGGCCAAGCCCAAGAATCTCAGAAAACGGATTCGTCTACTTCCGAAAAGGCGCCTACTAATACTTCTACACAAGCTCCTTCTAAAGTATCTAATCCGAAGAAGGCAGATAAAGAAAAATCAACTTCTTCTAAATCTTCTCAGAAAAACAAGAAGAAAGGTTCGAAGAGAAAGGCTTCTCCACTTTCTAAAAAAGCCTCACCGATCATTCCTTCTGGACATATCGTAACTAAGGAAGAAGCAGGATTGAATTTTCTATTCTATTCTCCTGCGCTAGAGTCACTTCAATCGAAAGAGAAAACAGAAGCGCCTTGGATCGCCGATTTTAAGGCGCAATTTAAGAATGCCTCCGAATTTCATACTCTACATTTCCTATTAGCGCAAGACCCGACTCCGAACCTGAAAGAAAGAGAAGGAATACTCTCGGCACAGATAAGCGAATGGAAGAAAGATCTTTTAGAAGGAATTCCCTCTGTAGTATTACTATCTTCTCCGCAGTCCTTGCGTTTCTTCAATGGAGAGTATAGTTTCGGATGTGGAGCCACTGCCGATTCCTTAAAGATCAATATATTGCAATTATTCTTTCGAAACGGAAGACTGATCCGTATCAGCGAAGAAGTCCAAGATCTGAATTCTAAGGAATCGAATAAGTCCTGGATCCTGGAATAA
- a CDS encoding UbiA-like polyprenyltransferase, which yields MASSTLAAFAKYGRFIKFSHTLFALPFAGIAFVLAVLQGPNLSLAILGQKLFWILVCMVGARSAAMGFNRWADKRIDAKNPRTANREIPSGQISDFMAVGFIIGSSLLFFLGSWFLNDLSFYLSFPTLFLLFTYSYTKRFTFLCHFYLGITIGLAPLATWIAIREEFSWMPGLWTLGLAFNLAGFDILYALQDREFDKKEGLHSVPARFGERKSIIISRISHILSAILLGFAAWNAGLHGFFWLFWILVVAFLVWEQSIAYKSKDGNFPPLFYQIHSWISIVIFLGILAEKGPDLIQLFKQGSI from the coding sequence ATGGCTTCTTCTACTTTGGCCGCGTTCGCTAAATACGGTCGTTTTATTAAATTTTCACATACACTGTTCGCTCTTCCCTTTGCAGGAATTGCATTCGTATTGGCTGTATTGCAAGGACCGAATCTGTCTCTTGCAATACTCGGCCAAAAGCTTTTTTGGATCCTGGTTTGCATGGTGGGAGCAAGAAGTGCCGCCATGGGATTTAATCGCTGGGCGGACAAACGCATCGATGCTAAGAATCCTAGGACTGCGAATCGAGAGATCCCGAGTGGTCAGATCTCCGATTTTATGGCAGTGGGTTTTATTATCGGTTCATCCCTTCTATTCTTTCTAGGGAGTTGGTTCTTAAACGATCTTTCTTTCTATCTTTCTTTCCCTACTCTTTTTCTTTTATTCACTTATTCTTATACAAAGCGTTTTACTTTTCTCTGTCATTTTTACTTGGGAATTACGATCGGACTCGCTCCTTTAGCGACTTGGATCGCAATTCGTGAGGAATTTTCCTGGATGCCCGGACTTTGGACCCTCGGGCTCGCGTTTAATTTGGCTGGATTTGATATTTTATACGCTTTGCAAGACAGAGAATTTGATAAGAAGGAAGGCTTGCATTCCGTTCCTGCTCGTTTCGGTGAAAGAAAGTCCATTATCATATCAAGAATTTCTCATATACTCTCTGCTATTTTACTCGGATTTGCTGCGTGGAATGCCGGACTCCACGGTTTCTTTTGGCTATTCTGGATCTTAGTGGTTGCCTTTCTTGTTTGGGAGCAATCCATCGCATACAAGAGTAAGGATGGAAATTTTCCTCCTTTATTCTATCAGATCCATTCTTGGATTTCTATCGTGATCTTCTTGGGAATTCTCGCAGAGAAGGGACCGGATCTGATCCAATTGTTCAAACAAGGTTCTATCTAA
- a CDS encoding UbiX family flavin prenyltransferase, which translates to MRLVLAMAGASGSIYAARFLKALMEIPGETWFVASPASIRVFKEEFSTNVETAAQILDFIQEKWKPKKIHTFHFRKFEDIGCDIASGSNIWDGMVVVPCSMKTIAAIRTGITENLIERAADVTLKERRRLILVPRETPYNRIHLENMLSLHDAGAVIAPASPGFYQMPNSLEDLGDFMATRIFRLLGREIDLYPRWLSDKESD; encoded by the coding sequence ATTCGACTGGTGCTTGCCATGGCCGGTGCGAGCGGTTCCATATATGCGGCTCGCTTTTTAAAAGCACTCATGGAAATTCCAGGAGAGACTTGGTTTGTCGCTAGCCCTGCTTCTATTCGCGTCTTTAAGGAAGAGTTTTCGACTAACGTGGAAACTGCGGCTCAAATCTTGGATTTCATCCAGGAGAAATGGAAGCCAAAGAAAATACATACATTCCATTTTAGAAAATTTGAAGATATAGGATGCGATATCGCTTCCGGATCGAATATTTGGGATGGTATGGTGGTTGTCCCCTGCTCTATGAAAACGATCGCAGCAATTCGAACCGGAATTACTGAGAATCTGATTGAAAGAGCGGCTGACGTGACTCTCAAGGAAAGAAGGAGATTGATTCTTGTGCCAAGAGAGACTCCTTACAATCGGATCCATTTGGAAAATATGCTTTCACTTCATGACGCCGGTGCGGTCATTGCTCCTGCCTCTCCCGGTTTTTATCAAATGCCGAATAGCCTAGAGGACTTGGGTGATTTTATGGCGACACGCATCTTTCGTTTGCTCGGAAGAGAAATAGATCTCTACCCTCGCTGGCTTTCGGACAAAGAGTCGGACTGA